A portion of the Gossypium arboreum isolate Shixiya-1 chromosome 8, ASM2569848v2, whole genome shotgun sequence genome contains these proteins:
- the LOC108467975 gene encoding abscisic acid receptor PYL9-like — protein sequence MNGDDAHSMMESQYIQRHHRHNIRDDQCTSALVKHIKAPVHLVWSLVRRFDQPQKYKPFVSRCIMKGDLGIGSVREVNVKSGLPATTSTERLVLLDDEEHILGIKIVGGDHRLRNYSSIMTVHPEVIEGRPGTMVIESFVVDVPEGNTTDETCYFVEALIRCNLKSLADVSERMAVMDQTQPINRY from the exons ATGAACGGTGATGATGCTCACAGTATGATGGAATCCCAGTACATACAGAGACATCACAGGCACAACATCAGAGACGACCAGTGCACCTCTGCTCTTGTTAAACACATCAAAGCTCCTGTTCATCTC GTATGGTCATTGGTAAGGCGATTTGACCAGCCTCAAAAGTACAAGCCCTTCGTCAGCAGGTGTATAATGAAAGGGGACCTCGGGATCGGCAGTGTTAGAGAGGTCAACGTCAAGTCCGGACTTCCGGCCACCACCAGCACCGAACGGTTGGTACTTCTCGATGACGAAGAACACATTTTAGGCATCAAAATCGTCGGCGGCGACCACCGTCTCAGG AATTATTCTTCGATCATGACGGTGCATCCCGAGGTAATTGAAGGAAGGCCAGGTACAATGGTGATCGAATCGTTCGTCGTGGATGTGCCGGAAGGGAACACCACGGACGAAACTTGTTACTTCGTGGAAGCTTTGATCCGATGTAACCTGAAATCGTTAGCCGATGTTTCAGAGAGGATGGCTGTGATGGATCAGACACAGCCTATCAACCGATACTAA